The Epinephelus lanceolatus isolate andai-2023 chromosome 8, ASM4190304v1, whole genome shotgun sequence genome includes a window with the following:
- the atf7a gene encoding cyclic AMP-dependent transcription factor ATF-7a isoform X2: MGDDRPFVCNAPGCGQRFTNEDHLAVHKHKHEMTLKFGPARTDSVIIADQTPTPTRFLKNCEEVGLFNELASSFEQDDDDKRAKNSLPAPNSVAVDMSMQSQSDVKVKEEEPVDGDSLPPSSPESISEESDIEPLVKAKDTPPRSSAPTPTIVRPGSLPLHLGFDSLQPTMPSPTSVITQAPPSNRTLGSPTSHYPMMMLPSGQAVPVLPGPVQMQSVINLARPMCMVPNIPGIPGPPLGGSSSGSNSPSGYSIHSEAKMRLKAALSQQSPSGHSMGVMSMGGSPMVPQRAEQSQLLVQHPDAPSPAQPQVSPAQPTGGRRRRTADDDPDERRQRFLERNRAAASRCRQKRKLWVSSLEKKAEELCTLNVSLSNEVSMLRNEVAHLKQLLLAHKDCPVTTLQKKTAYLAAEESMKDTSEPTGSPAPVIQHSSLAHSPSAGHNGLSSRAAAEAMAMSVLAGMGQQQRAESGPSHIIMAAQSQSAAR, from the exons ATGGGGGACGACCGACCTTTTGTGTGCAACGCTCCTGGCTGTGGACAG AGGTTTACCAATGAGGACCACTTGGctgtacacaaacacaagcatgaGATGACACTGAAATTTGGTCCAGCCAGGACCGACTCTGTCATTATTGCAG ACCAGACACCTACTCCCACCCGCTTCCTAAAGAACTGCGAGGAGGTTGGTTTGTTCAACGAGCTGGCCAGCTCCTTCGAACAAGACGATGATGACAAGAGAGCAAAGAACTCT CTCCCTGCTCCCAACTCTGTGGCTGTGGACATGAGTATGCAGTCACAATCAGACGTGAAGGTGAAAGAGGAGGAACCTGTAGACGGTGACTCCTTGCCGCCAAGCAGTCCTGAATCTATCTCTGAAGAGTCAGACATAGAGCCCCTGGTTAAAGCAAAG GACACACCACCCAGGAGTTCAGCCCCCACCCCGACTATTGTGCGTCCAGGTTCCCTCCCACTACACTTGGGCTTTGATTCCCTTCAGCCCACCATGCCATCACCCACATCTGTCATCACACAGGCACCACCTTCCAATCGGACTCTGGG TTCACCAACCAGCCACTACCCTATGATGATGCTTCCCTCTGGTCAGGCAGTGCCTGTGCTCCCTGGTCCGGTACAGATGCAGTCTGTCATCAAT CTGGCCCGACCCATGTGCATGGTACCCAACATTCCTGGGATCCCCGGTCCTCCTCTgggaggcagcagcagcggctctaACTCCCCCTCTGGCTACAGCATCCACTCAGAGGCCAAGATG CGTCTGAAGGCTGCACTGTCCCAGCAGAGCCCATCAGGACACAGCATGGGGGTCATGTCTATGGGTGGCAGCCCCATGGTacctcagagagcagagcagagccagCTGCTCGTCCAACATCCAGATGCTCCATCACCTGCACAACCTCAG GTATCTCCAGCACAGCCTACAGGTGGGCGTCGGCGGCGGACGGCAGACGATGACCCAGATGAGCGAAGGCAGCGTTTCCTCGAGAGGAATAGGGCCGCGGCATCACGCTGCAGACAGAAACGCAAACTGTGGGTCAGCTCCCTAGAGAAGAAGGCTGAGGAGCTCTGCACCCTGAACGTCTCACTGTCG AATGAAGTGTCTATGTTGCGAAACGAGGTGGCTCATTTGAAGCAGCTGCTACTGGCCCACAAGGACTGTCCTGTGACCACCCTACAGAAGAAGACTGCCTACTTAG cTGCAGAGGAAAGCATGAAAGACACCTCAGAGCCTACAGGTTCCCCTGCCCCGGTGATCCAGCACAGCTCTTTGGCGCACAGCCCTTCCGCGGGGCACAACGGCCTGAGCTCAAGGGCAGCAGCTGAGGCCATGGCAATGTCTGTGCTGGCAGGAATGGGCCAGCAGCAGCGGGCTGAGAGTGGACCCTCTCACATTATCATGGCTGCACAGTCTCAATCTGCTGCCAGATGA
- the atf7a gene encoding cyclic AMP-dependent transcription factor ATF-7a isoform X1, with product MFSSSPLPQLHCKLFAKMGDDRPFVCNAPGCGQRFTNEDHLAVHKHKHEMTLKFGPARTDSVIIADQTPTPTRFLKNCEEVGLFNELASSFEQDDDDKRAKNSLPAPNSVAVDMSMQSQSDVKVKEEEPVDGDSLPPSSPESISEESDIEPLVKAKDTPPRSSAPTPTIVRPGSLPLHLGFDSLQPTMPSPTSVITQAPPSNRTLGSPTSHYPMMMLPSGQAVPVLPGPVQMQSVINLARPMCMVPNIPGIPGPPLGGSSSGSNSPSGYSIHSEAKMRLKAALSQQSPSGHSMGVMSMGGSPMVPQRAEQSQLLVQHPDAPSPAQPQVSPAQPTGGRRRRTADDDPDERRQRFLERNRAAASRCRQKRKLWVSSLEKKAEELCTLNVSLSNEVSMLRNEVAHLKQLLLAHKDCPVTTLQKKTAYLAAEESMKDTSEPTGSPAPVIQHSSLAHSPSAGHNGLSSRAAAEAMAMSVLAGMGQQQRAESGPSHIIMAAQSQSAAR from the exons ATgttctcctcttctcctctcccacAGTTACATTGCAAGCTCTTTGCAAAAATGGGGGACGACCGACCTTTTGTGTGCAACGCTCCTGGCTGTGGACAG AGGTTTACCAATGAGGACCACTTGGctgtacacaaacacaagcatgaGATGACACTGAAATTTGGTCCAGCCAGGACCGACTCTGTCATTATTGCAG ACCAGACACCTACTCCCACCCGCTTCCTAAAGAACTGCGAGGAGGTTGGTTTGTTCAACGAGCTGGCCAGCTCCTTCGAACAAGACGATGATGACAAGAGAGCAAAGAACTCT CTCCCTGCTCCCAACTCTGTGGCTGTGGACATGAGTATGCAGTCACAATCAGACGTGAAGGTGAAAGAGGAGGAACCTGTAGACGGTGACTCCTTGCCGCCAAGCAGTCCTGAATCTATCTCTGAAGAGTCAGACATAGAGCCCCTGGTTAAAGCAAAG GACACACCACCCAGGAGTTCAGCCCCCACCCCGACTATTGTGCGTCCAGGTTCCCTCCCACTACACTTGGGCTTTGATTCCCTTCAGCCCACCATGCCATCACCCACATCTGTCATCACACAGGCACCACCTTCCAATCGGACTCTGGG TTCACCAACCAGCCACTACCCTATGATGATGCTTCCCTCTGGTCAGGCAGTGCCTGTGCTCCCTGGTCCGGTACAGATGCAGTCTGTCATCAAT CTGGCCCGACCCATGTGCATGGTACCCAACATTCCTGGGATCCCCGGTCCTCCTCTgggaggcagcagcagcggctctaACTCCCCCTCTGGCTACAGCATCCACTCAGAGGCCAAGATG CGTCTGAAGGCTGCACTGTCCCAGCAGAGCCCATCAGGACACAGCATGGGGGTCATGTCTATGGGTGGCAGCCCCATGGTacctcagagagcagagcagagccagCTGCTCGTCCAACATCCAGATGCTCCATCACCTGCACAACCTCAG GTATCTCCAGCACAGCCTACAGGTGGGCGTCGGCGGCGGACGGCAGACGATGACCCAGATGAGCGAAGGCAGCGTTTCCTCGAGAGGAATAGGGCCGCGGCATCACGCTGCAGACAGAAACGCAAACTGTGGGTCAGCTCCCTAGAGAAGAAGGCTGAGGAGCTCTGCACCCTGAACGTCTCACTGTCG AATGAAGTGTCTATGTTGCGAAACGAGGTGGCTCATTTGAAGCAGCTGCTACTGGCCCACAAGGACTGTCCTGTGACCACCCTACAGAAGAAGACTGCCTACTTAG cTGCAGAGGAAAGCATGAAAGACACCTCAGAGCCTACAGGTTCCCCTGCCCCGGTGATCCAGCACAGCTCTTTGGCGCACAGCCCTTCCGCGGGGCACAACGGCCTGAGCTCAAGGGCAGCAGCTGAGGCCATGGCAATGTCTGTGCTGGCAGGAATGGGCCAGCAGCAGCGGGCTGAGAGTGGACCCTCTCACATTATCATGGCTGCACAGTCTCAATCTGCTGCCAGATGA